Proteins encoded within one genomic window of Alcanivorax sp. REN37:
- the zapE gene encoding cell division protein ZapE: protein MTPYERYRQDLQRPDFVHDPAQEMAVRRLDALYQKLLQPPRRSGLFGRRRDRTPVAGLYMWGGVGRGKTYLMDLFFESLPFAEKQRLHFHRFMQHVHREMRTRQGQKNPLQSIARDFAHQARVLCFDEFFVTDITDAMILATLLETLLAEGVTLVATSNIEPDGLYRDGLQRARFLPAIALLKSYTEVLNVDGGTDFRLRLLEQAELYFCPLGADADAFLAERFATLDTAPGEPQNAVALSVEGRPILAEKVHEGVAWFEFRALCDGPRSQTDYIELARQFDTVLLANVEQMHAATDDMARRFINMVDEFYDRGVKLIMTADAPIEDIYAGGRLEFEFDRTRSRLLEMQSREYLAREHRA from the coding sequence ATGACCCCTTACGAGCGCTATCGTCAGGATCTTCAGCGTCCCGACTTTGTTCACGATCCCGCCCAGGAAATGGCGGTGCGCCGGCTGGATGCCCTGTACCAAAAACTGCTGCAGCCGCCGCGGCGCTCCGGTTTATTCGGACGCCGCCGTGACCGCACCCCGGTTGCCGGGCTGTATATGTGGGGCGGTGTCGGCCGCGGCAAAACCTACCTGATGGACCTGTTCTTTGAGTCGTTGCCGTTTGCGGAGAAACAGCGGCTGCACTTCCACCGATTCATGCAGCATGTCCACCGTGAAATGCGCACCCGTCAAGGACAGAAAAATCCACTGCAGTCGATTGCCCGTGATTTTGCCCACCAGGCACGCGTGCTATGTTTCGACGAATTTTTCGTCACTGACATTACCGACGCCATGATCTTGGCGACGCTGCTGGAGACGTTGCTGGCGGAAGGCGTGACGCTGGTCGCCACCTCCAACATCGAGCCGGATGGCCTTTACCGCGACGGTTTGCAGCGCGCCCGGTTCCTGCCGGCGATTGCGCTGCTGAAGAGCTATACCGAGGTGCTCAACGTTGACGGCGGTACCGACTTCCGTCTGCGTCTGCTGGAACAGGCCGAGCTGTATTTCTGCCCGCTTGGCGCCGATGCCGACGCGTTCCTGGCGGAGCGTTTTGCCACGTTGGATACCGCTCCCGGCGAGCCTCAGAACGCGGTGGCGTTGTCCGTGGAAGGGCGCCCAATCCTGGCCGAGAAAGTGCACGAGGGCGTGGCATGGTTCGAGTTTCGCGCGCTCTGTGACGGCCCGCGCAGCCAGACCGACTACATCGAGCTGGCGCGCCAGTTTGACACCGTGCTGCTCGCTAACGTGGAGCAGATGCACGCCGCCACTGACGACATGGCGCGGCGGTTCATCAACATGGTGGATGAGTTCTACGATCGGGGCGTGAAGCTGATTATGACCGCCGATGCACCGATCGAGGACATCTACGCGGGAGGGCGGTTGGAATTTGAATTCGACCGCACCCGCAGCCGGCTGCTGGAAATGCAGTCCCGCGAGTATCTGGCGCGCGAACACCGCGCCTGA
- a CDS encoding alpha/beta hydrolase, producing MAVPAVERLVVSGPAGNLETVIECRTETPSFVALVCHPHPLFSGTMNNKVVTTLARSARDAGGVAVRFNFRGVGASSGAYGEGFGETEDVLAVLSAVRERYPQLPLWLAGFSFGSFVAARSANVLADNGQPPCHLLLVAPPVHNFDFSAIEQAGCPVTVVQSDDDEVVPAAEVYRWVEQTPLAPELVRVSDAGHFFHGKLVPLAAVATSRMPGQPLA from the coding sequence ATGGCTGTCCCGGCAGTGGAACGGCTGGTCGTGAGTGGCCCGGCTGGCAATCTGGAAACCGTCATTGAATGCCGCACTGAAACGCCGTCGTTTGTGGCGTTGGTGTGCCATCCCCATCCGCTGTTCAGCGGCACCATGAACAACAAGGTGGTCACCACCTTGGCGCGCAGCGCGCGCGATGCCGGTGGCGTGGCAGTGCGTTTCAACTTCCGCGGCGTCGGCGCCAGCAGCGGCGCCTACGGCGAGGGTTTTGGCGAAACCGAGGACGTGCTGGCGGTGCTGAGCGCGGTGCGTGAGCGTTATCCGCAATTGCCTCTGTGGCTGGCGGGCTTCTCATTCGGCAGTTTTGTAGCGGCGCGCAGCGCCAATGTGCTGGCGGACAATGGCCAGCCGCCGTGCCATTTATTGCTGGTGGCACCGCCGGTGCACAACTTCGATTTCAGCGCTATCGAACAGGCCGGCTGCCCGGTCACCGTTGTTCAGAGCGATGATGACGAGGTGGTGCCGGCGGCGGAGGTCTACCGCTGGGTGGAGCAGACACCGCTGGCGCCGGAGCTGGTGCGGGTCAGTGATGCCGGGCACTTTTTCCACGGTAAGTTGGTGCCGCTGGCGGCGGTGGCCACCAGCCGTATGCCTGGGCAGCCGCTGGCTTGA
- a CDS encoding serine hydrolase domain-containing protein encodes MKRNLAALGLAALLGAASAPATAASPATTLPADSNVLFWSQDVRDLAFQSMERVPGASFNVIAAGGTPSALPQGAKLDLGLDLDDYMASQRHAGLLILVDGKIRTERYALGFGPDKRWTSFSVAKSFTSTLVGAAIKDGAIGSLDDQVTRYIPQLASSGYDGVTVEQLLTMTSGVRWNENYADPDSDVARFNRQTPVAGEDLTVSYMKTLPREAEPGTRWRYNTGETNLIGVLVSNATGKTLSAYLSEKVWQPYGMEQDAIWLLGATDHEISGCCISASLRDYARFGQFLMDGGRINGQSILPEGWMQRATAKHADIGIAGRGYGYQWWTYDNGSYAAQGIFGQGIFIDPTRKLVIVSNGNWPKATDAETLGEPRQAFYRAVQAAVDRDRSR; translated from the coding sequence ATGAAACGGAATCTAGCAGCCTTGGGCTTGGCCGCCTTGCTCGGCGCCGCAAGCGCACCGGCCACCGCCGCGAGCCCGGCGACCACGCTTCCAGCCGACAGCAACGTACTGTTCTGGTCGCAGGATGTGCGCGACCTCGCCTTCCAGTCGATGGAGCGGGTGCCCGGCGCATCCTTCAATGTGATCGCTGCGGGTGGCACGCCGTCGGCACTGCCGCAGGGCGCGAAGCTCGACCTCGGTCTCGACCTGGACGATTACATGGCCAGCCAGCGCCACGCCGGGCTGCTAATTCTGGTCGATGGCAAGATCCGCACCGAGCGCTACGCACTCGGCTTCGGGCCCGACAAACGCTGGACCAGCTTCTCAGTAGCGAAGAGCTTCACTTCGACGCTGGTGGGCGCCGCCATTAAGGACGGCGCCATCGGCTCCTTGGACGATCAGGTGACCCGTTACATTCCGCAGCTGGCGTCGTCCGGGTACGACGGTGTCACCGTTGAACAGTTGCTCACCATGACCTCCGGGGTGCGCTGGAACGAGAACTATGCCGACCCGGACAGCGATGTGGCGCGCTTCAACCGCCAAACCCCGGTGGCCGGCGAAGATCTGACCGTTAGCTATATGAAGACGCTGCCCCGCGAAGCCGAGCCCGGCACCCGCTGGCGCTACAACACCGGCGAGACCAACCTGATTGGGGTATTGGTCTCCAACGCCACCGGCAAAACGCTGTCTGCCTACCTATCCGAAAAAGTCTGGCAGCCTTACGGCATGGAACAGGACGCGATCTGGCTGCTGGGGGCTACCGACCACGAAATCAGCGGCTGCTGCATTTCTGCCTCGCTGCGTGACTACGCCCGCTTCGGCCAGTTCCTGATGGATGGCGGTCGCATCAACGGCCAATCAATCTTGCCGGAAGGCTGGATGCAGCGCGCCACCGCCAAACATGCGGACATTGGCATTGCCGGACGCGGCTACGGCTATCAATGGTGGACCTATGACAACGGCAGCTACGCCGCGCAAGGCATCTTCGGCCAAGGCATCTTCATTGATCCGACCCGCAAACTGGTGATCGTCAGCAACGGCAACTGGCCGAAAGCCACCGATGCGGAAACCCTTGGCGAGCCGCGCCAGGCCTTTTACCGGGCGGTGCAGGCAGCGGTGGACCGGGATCGCAGCCGCTGA
- a CDS encoding YhcB family protein — protein MDQLSAALVPFLVGLAVGGLAVYLLLPARRQQGQLRKERDEAAAALTHHREEVDAHFLHTAELVNQLTSSYRAMHDHLSGGARTLCTEQGRRLAMAKTLDSLPGYPGDTRDTLGPVTQPLDYAPEAQGTLAEDYGLRQEKPTPVFAPVDDLPLDAPLRSGANDDDTEHLMPPRDYADGCDDQGCSPNQERKPESTAS, from the coding sequence ATGGATCAGCTTTCTGCGGCCCTGGTGCCTTTTCTCGTCGGCCTCGCAGTTGGTGGCTTGGCGGTGTACCTGCTGTTGCCCGCGCGTCGCCAACAAGGTCAACTGCGCAAGGAGCGTGACGAAGCCGCTGCCGCCCTCACCCACCACCGCGAAGAAGTGGATGCCCATTTCCTGCACACCGCCGAGCTGGTGAACCAGCTCACCTCGTCGTACCGCGCCATGCATGATCATCTGTCTGGCGGTGCACGCACGCTGTGCACCGAACAAGGTCGCCGGCTGGCGATGGCTAAAACGCTCGACAGCCTGCCCGGTTATCCCGGCGATACCCGCGACACCCTCGGCCCCGTCACCCAGCCGCTGGACTATGCCCCGGAAGCCCAAGGCACCCTGGCCGAGGACTACGGCCTGCGTCAGGAAAAGCCGACGCCAGTGTTTGCGCCGGTGGACGACTTGCCGCTGGACGCGCCGCTACGCAGCGGCGCCAATGACGACGACACCGAGCATCTGATGCCGCCACGGGATTACGCCGACGGTTGCGATGACCAAGGCTGCTCGCCCAACCAAGAGCGCAAGCCAGAATCCACCGCCAGCTAA
- a CDS encoding diacylglycerol/lipid kinase family protein, with the protein MKVLVIYNPAAGGGRDALLRRFVQALQARGAEVETYHTTGPGDATRALQARTDQGDVVVAVGGDGTTNEVLNGLQPEVPLGLFATGTANVLAKELALPKHPEQAAEVVVNGRNLLVWPGQLNAQRFLMWVGVGYDAWVVRGVNLAVKRVFGKLAYVQAMLQQVARYGQVRYRFVIDGREQLAYSAVIANASHYGGDFILSRQARLTAPTLQVLMFTRPGRWQLIKCLAALPFGLMESVAGVVSVSARDVQVEVLGGITDEPLQADGDPAGQLPARVTVAERPVLVRVGRTPLPRVDGPAN; encoded by the coding sequence ATGAAGGTGCTGGTGATCTACAACCCCGCAGCCGGCGGCGGACGCGATGCCTTGCTGCGTCGTTTTGTGCAGGCGCTGCAAGCCCGTGGCGCCGAGGTCGAGACTTATCACACCACCGGTCCTGGTGATGCCACCCGTGCCCTACAAGCTCGCACCGATCAGGGCGACGTGGTGGTGGCGGTGGGCGGCGACGGCACCACCAACGAAGTGCTGAACGGGCTGCAGCCGGAGGTGCCGCTGGGCCTGTTCGCCACCGGTACGGCCAACGTGCTGGCCAAGGAGTTGGCACTGCCGAAGCATCCAGAGCAGGCCGCCGAGGTGGTGGTGAACGGCCGCAACCTGCTGGTCTGGCCGGGGCAGCTCAATGCCCAGCGTTTCTTAATGTGGGTCGGGGTCGGCTACGACGCTTGGGTCGTGCGCGGCGTCAATCTGGCGGTAAAACGAGTGTTCGGCAAACTCGCTTATGTGCAGGCGATGCTCCAGCAAGTGGCCCGCTACGGTCAGGTGCGCTATCGCTTTGTCATTGATGGCCGTGAGCAGCTGGCCTATTCGGCGGTGATAGCCAACGCCAGCCACTACGGCGGTGACTTTATCCTCTCGCGCCAGGCGCGGTTGACCGCGCCCACGCTACAGGTGCTGATGTTCACTCGGCCCGGCCGCTGGCAACTGATCAAATGCTTGGCTGCGCTGCCGTTCGGCTTGATGGAATCGGTGGCGGGGGTGGTGTCGGTCAGTGCCCGTGACGTACAGGTGGAGGTTCTCGGCGGCATTACCGATGAGCCGCTGCAGGCCGATGGTGACCCGGCTGGTCAATTGCCGGCGCGGGTGACAGTGGCAGAACGGCCGGTGCTGGTGCGGGTGGGTCGCACACCGTTGCCACGGGTGGATGGCCCGGCGAACTGA